ATGCTGCAAGCTGGTCCGGCATCAGATGGCTGCAGAGTAAAATGTGGACAATTTCCTCTATTCAGCCCTATTTAGACTATTGTGTGCATGAACCTTTGGTCTCGCCATTGATTTCGTTTATTTGTTATGTCTGTTTTGTACaggactatgtgtgtgtgtttatgtttgtatgtgtgtgtgtgtgcatgtatttaaaCAGATGCataaagtgtgtgagagagtatggggaaagaggctaaatgtaaattatgtgttTATTCGAAAAAAACGAATTCACAGATGTACAAAACAATCTACATAATATCATGTGTAAAGCCACAATTGACCCACAAAGGCAAAagatatgatttatatttttttaattgttatatctcaaacaattttataaaaaaatctgaaacaaaaatattatgtgcATTTTTTGATAGCCTTTTGATATACAccaccggtcaaaagttttgaaacacttgactgaaatgtttctcatgatcttaaaaatatgttgATCTGaaggcttaaatgtttgaaattagttttgtagataaAAATTGAATTGTGccacaatattaatttattaaataaaaaaaagtttttgaaattgttgacttggaccaaataataaggaaaagcagccaataagtgcccaacatagatgggaacgcCTTCAATACGGTttcaaaagcatcccagggtgatacctcaagaagttggttgagaaaatgttgaGTACATgtcttgatttattttggattttgtttagtcacaacataattcccatagttccatttatgttattccatagttttgatgtttactattattctaaaatgtaaaaataataataataataataataataataataataataatgaaataatgagtatttcaaaacctttgaccggTAGATAATTATTAAGAATTATCTTTTGGGCTTTATAAAATTCCTGATTAAGTAATAAATCTCTATTCTGATATTAGAAGACAGCATACCACTCTGATGGAGGAGGTGTAACACTTTGCTGAAAACACCTTTGTGTGATTTTCCATCGGGATGAGTGATGAGAACGTCCACATCTCCACACGTGCTCTTCCCCCTGAGGTAAGAGCCACACAAAACAACCACAAGCTGTGCATCCACACTGTGTGCTGCCTCCCTTACCTGTTAAAAGCAAACATAACATTCATAACTTCACATCAAATGGAAAATCATGGAGTAACATGCCTTTTGATTTGAAGAAGACTTTaagcaaacaaatcaaaatgtaaaatcaaaataaaattttccaGGCACTAatatgaaatgtgtaatttttttggCTAAAATTATTTCTCCTGCACCATCCTAATGTGCTtagacaactattagtaagccaaTCATAGGTTGCTGTCCCTTAAAATTGTAAACACTGGCACAATCAAAATATTCCTGTTTGATTGAGTATCCAAACCAGCCAAATAATagtaacattggctcaaccaatggcgtaagTTTGTGTCTGACTTTCTGTTTCCAGATCAATGGCAGACAGGGAGTGTTAAGCCATTATTTTGTGAATTGTGTTTGGTGACCTagtgtggcacagaaattacacactttatgcTGTTCAGAGGACTTCCTGTTAAAAATGCTCTGCACCCTCAGCCTATTTGTGCCTAGTATTCCAGCAGTTAGGTACTGAACTGTTGAAGGTATGCAAGTTGCTCTACATATCATTCTGTCAAGACAGTAGAGCACATGCTGCACTCATCTTCTCCATCTGCCATTTTTCTATCAGGTCTGTTGAGAGGAAAACAGGGGGACGTTCCAAGTAATAGTAAGAAAACAACTGGCTTGGGCCCAAGACTCCATAAGGGAGTTCGGTAGCTTCTGACACGCCAACTTTCAAGAGCTCCCACTCTTCCTATGGGAGGACAGACTCACTAACAATCTCTGTTATGTCCATCAGTTCACTGAGAAAGATTGACAATCTTTCTGGTGCCAAGACaggcttgttttttattttatgtttttgattgctTGTGCCTTAGAAGttcagttttattatttattgctgTGAAATCAAGTGGATAAATTTTTGCTCTTCAAAACCGGAAGACGTTTTTATCAGCACACGTGTGGATAGTTTGAACAAAGAAAATCCCTCAGTTTAACTATTATTTTCTTAGCTATGAGTCATTTAAAATAACCATCAAATCACATGGTTACGGTCACAGACATATGGCCAATCTAAGTGAAGGTCTGTACCAACCGTTTTCTCAATCGCATTTGCTTCACTTCTCGGCATCCGCTCAAGCAGATCATCATAGTGCTTTAGTCCGATCCTTAGAGTGTTATTCAAAACGGCCTTAGTCCGAATGTCCTCCAATGTGCGAAATCcctttaatagtaaaaaaaacaaacttatCCTGTTACACTTGTTAAATATTTTGGTTGTTGTTTATGACTAAATATTCTCCACAAAGTTTAAATCTGCTGTAAGTGATTTCTGCACAACTAGCGGCAAAAAATGATTgcttccaaacaggtttcccaagtACTCCACTGTCTGCAGAGAGCCATCTCCAAATTTCCTAATTGGCTAATACAATCTGACTGAAGACAAATTTGTTTTTTCTGTTAGAGAGACAATTGTGTTTTCTTAGGACAACAAGTTCAGCTATACCTGTCCTGTAGGAGGCACATTTTATGCAGGCAGGTTATttaaaaattgcttacagcagctTTAATTTTAGGTTACACTGGAACACATACAATTGCAAATTATTAAAACTGAACACAAATGCACATTCAGATTAATAGTTCCACTACAATCCTCCATGTGCACAGGAACAAGTAAAATGAGACTTACCTGCTGATACCACATCTGTGCAGTCTTTGTCCCGGCACCCCAGATGTTGGTGAACATTTCGAGAACAGGCACTTCCTCCCCAATGTGGTCCAGTTTACGCAAGTGTCCACTTTCCATGATTTCCATGATCTTGTCTGCCATCCGTTTACCAATACCTGGAATTTTACATGCTTCCTGTGAATGGATTGAAAATAGTGagtaaaatgctttttatttgtgtgtgtgttacttttcTACAATACCAGTGAATAAAAACAGGCAATGGCAATTTCCCTTATCAAAGTACTATTATTAGTGCTATCagtcgattaaaaaaaaattttgtagTTAGATTTGACTTTATACTTTgtttcctgtcaaaatgtatttatttccttcttaaggaagaaaacaaaacaatatgtaacaatacataTGCATCCATGTAATACAGTTTGTAACAATACCTTTCCAACCTGTGttaatgctggtttatgctgtattaacggtaaatgtgttaatcgcaattaagaaaATTTTTAATTaaccattaaacatttttaattaatcgaGTGTTAGCGCGTAAATACTGACAGCTCTAATTATAATCAATCATTACTGCATGCTTGAAACTAGTCTCAATATGAAAATTACAATGCACCAGTAACCTAAATTTATCtccttattttatcatttatataatatataaaacctAATTTATCAAACCTAAAACAAGCTCACATCATATGAAGCAATGGGCTTATGGTAGCTCTTAAGGGCGTTGATTGCTTTAGAGTAGCCCAGAGCTCTCCATTTATCACCGGTGTGTCTATAGGCCTTAGCCAGTGGCTCCAGTTTGTCAGTAATGTGCTTGTTATGATTCTCCACTTTAGCTGTGGATGGCTGGGAACAGACCCACTTCGCAGGCATAAATGGATTGTCTGCCAAACTTTGGGTCTGGTCTTGGTTGCTTTCAGATGGGTGAATGCCACTGATTAAGGCATCCAGATCGTTCTGAGATACTCCGTCTTCATCATGGTGCTCTTCCTGAATTTCTGGCACCTAAAATGAGTCATATGAAatactaaaaatgtaaaaaccaacaaacaaacaagtgatggATCTTATGAATGGAGACAACTGCCTCCCACCAATAATCCAGCCAATTTACCATCTCTGTGAGATTTTCTTGAGTTGGAACCAAAGCATCCTTTGCTGCTTCCTCCGAGACTGGGGCAACTATAGTCTCCGTTGGCTCCTCAGCAGCAGCAATTGTGGGACTGAGGACAGAAAACAGATTTTCCCACACAATTTCACTCAACTTCCTATGCAAAGTGAATACAGTATTCTTAAATAGACTGGTAGTACAATAGTATCTGCAATCATAATGCTATTGCAATTAGTTCTAAACTCCACCACAATAGTACCCTACCTCTCTGCAGGAAGGCTGTAGTCTTCAGGGTCTAACAATCTCTTTTCACTGATGCAAGCACTCAACCAAGTGCATTTGATCAGCTGAACAGCAGAGGGCAGTCGTTCTACTTTCAAGAGTCTCAAAGCTCTCTGACAATCAACAGAATCATCCACCACAACATGGGTGCAGCTGGGAGAGAACACGGTCACTAACTGCCCTCCATTTTGGGTGATCTGTCGATGGAATATGTCACACCTGGCTTTCCCTATACCAGCTGGAACTATGTATACTGTGACTCCCTGGAAAACCGTGCCTAAGAAAGGAAGcattttaaatacaacaacaacaattactaCTACTATACTAATCATATTAAAGCAGTGTGCAGCTGTAGTCTAATAGACAGATGTCTGACAGCACAACAGTTGTTAATAGCAGTGTTTTACTGTAAAAGAGCAGAGACTTTTATAAAGCTTGTAACAAAACACCTTGTAACTCAGgacacaatgaaaaataaaaaagggacaTTTGTCAATTGGTTGCTTCTGTATTCAAGCATTAGTAATGGCAatactttaaaagtttaaatgagtttttcTGTCATTCATAATTAATGCAACTGTGGATGTaaggcagttaaaaaaaaattttaaatgctcATGTCCactgttgggtaagttacttaaaaatagtattcCAAATGACTtctctaaaaattgtaatcagattacatcacTAATGACATCATTCAAaaggtaatcacattactaattgctttattttaaagttactttctaaaacaattttcacGCTCAACAAAtcccaaataattatttttcattgttacacacacacGTCATACACTGcaactcacatttctccttcataaTTACGGGGCCATAATTCATGCATTCTCCATAAATAACATATTAGAAacaagcataaccctataatgtacaaTTTGTTTTAGTCAGTAACTGCATTtcaccattttattttttacaaaaagtgaatatacaggtgaaactcgaaaaattagaatatcgtgcaaaagttcattaatttcagtaattcaacttaaaaggtgaaactaatatattatatagactcattacaagcaaagtaagatatttcaagcctttatttgatataattttgatgattatggcttacagcttatgaaaaccccaaattcagaatctcagaaaattagaatattgtgaaaaggttcagtattgtaggctcaaagtgtcacactctaatcagctaaacacctgcaaagggttcctgagcctttaaatggtctctcagtctggttcagttgaattcacaatcatggggaagactgctgacctgacagttgtgcagaaaaccatcattgacaccctccacaaggagggaaagcctcaaaaggtaattgcaaaagaagttggatgttctcaaagtgctgtatcaaagcacattaatagaaagttaagtggaagggaaaagtgtggaagaaaaaggtgcacaagcagcagggatggccgtagcctggagaggattgtcaggaaaaggccattcaaatgtgtggggagcttcacaaggagtggactgaggctggagttactgcatcaagagccaccacacacagacgggtcctggacatgggcttcaaatgtcaaacgtcttacctgggctaaagaaaaaagaactggtctgttgctcagtggtccaaagtcctcttttctgatgagagcaaattttgcatctcatttggaaaccaaggtcccagagtctggaggaagaatggagaggcacacaatccaagatgcttgaagtccagtgtgaagtttccacagtctgtgttgtttggggagccatgtcatcggctggtgttggtccactgtgctttattaagtcccgagtcaacgcagccgtctaccgggacattttagagcacttcatgattccttcagcagacaagctttatggagatgctgacttcattttccagcaggacttggcacctgcccacactgccaaaagtaccaaaacctggttcaatgaccatggtattactgtgcttgattggccagcaaactcgcctgacctgaaccccatagagaatctatggggcactgccaagagaaagatgagagacatgagaccaaacaatgcagaagagctgaaggccgctattgaagcatcttggtcttccataacacctcagcagttccacaggctgatagcatccatgccacgccgcattgaggcagtaattaatgcaaaaggggcccaaaccaagtactgagtacatatgcatgattatacttttcagagggccgacatttctgtatttaaaatcctttttttttattgatttcatgtaatagtctaattttctgagattctgaatttggggttttcataagctgtaagccataatcatcaaaattatatcaaataaaggcttgaaatatcttactttgcttgtaatgagtctatataatatattagtttcaccttttaagttgaattactgaaattaatgaacttttgcacgatattctaatttttcgagtttcacctgtattacagtaactaattactatgtaattaaattacacccaacactaggATTACACCCTACACACAACAATGTTTGTTAGACATGTTATTGTTTGGGAAATAAATGGATGCTTCTATTCACAAAAGTAGCATTCAATTGaccaaaaataatcaaaaacagCAATAGTGCAAATTCAGGGTTCCCACCCTTTTTGACCAATTAAATTCTTTAACTTTTCTatggagtggcagaacggggtggtggttcccctcttcaaaaagggggatcagagagtgtgtgccaactacaggggtatcacacttctcagcctccctggtaaagtttactccaaggtgctggagaggagggttcggccgattgtcgaacctcagattgaagaggaacaatgcggttttcgtcctggtcgtggaacgacggaccagatctttactctcgcaaggatcctggagggggcctgggagtatgtccatccggtctacatgtgttttgtggatctggagaaggcgtatgaccgggtccccgggagagactgtgggaggtgctgcgggagtacggggtggggggtcccttcttagggcgatccaatccctgtacgtccaaagcgagggctgtgtccgggtcctcggcacaaagtcgagttcattccatgtggggttggtctccgccaaggctgcgctttgtcaccaatcctgtttgtgatattcatggacaggatatcgaggcgtagtcgggtggggaaggtgtgcggttcggtgggctggggatctcatcgctg
This DNA window, taken from Xyrauchen texanus isolate HMW12.3.18 chromosome 5, RBS_HiC_50CHRs, whole genome shotgun sequence, encodes the following:
- the poll gene encoding DNA polymerase lambda yields the protein MEGHGILKAFPKVKRPRPNDGKDEPPLKKTSAESTRGTVFQGVTVYIVPAGIGKARCDIFHRQITQNGGQLVTVFSPSCTHVVVDDSVDCQRALRLLKVERLPSAVQLIKCTWLSACISEKRLLDPEDYSLPAESPTIAAAEEPTETIVAPVSEEAAKDALVPTQENLTEMVPEIQEEHHDEDGVSQNDLDALISGIHPSESNQDQTQSLADNPFMPAKWVCSQPSTAKVENHNKHITDKLEPLAKAYRHTGDKWRALGYSKAINALKSYHKPIASYDEACKIPGIGKRMADKIMEIMESGHLRKLDHIGEEVPVLEMFTNIWGAGTKTAQMWYQQGFRTLEDIRTKAVLNNTLRIGLKHYDDLLERMPRSEANAIEKTVREAAHSVDAQLVVVLCGSYLRGKSTCGDVDVLITHPDGKSHKGVFSKVLHLLHQSGFLTDDLVSSEENGEQKKYMGICRLPGPSQRHRRLDIIVVPYAEYACALLYFTGSAHFNRSMRALAKTKHMSLSEHSLNCDVVRQQGVKLVAGTPLHTPAETDIFKHLGIPYREPNERDW